In one window of Gemmatimonadaceae bacterium DNA:
- a CDS encoding tetratricopeptide repeat protein — MGMALRKEPDRRYGSAEQFAEDVTRWIGRMPVRAQRDTFTYRARQFVRRNRGAVAGATAFVVLLAASGIVASLQARARSRERDTAVREQAMAEDVVRVLTDLLKQSDPRVLPGGDTMRVKSFLDRADTELESLTEQPERQLRLRRVMADVRASRGEYAIAESLLAAAYRRGQTALGARHIEVLRTRQSLARAMFSHRGPQVARPLLDSVLGEMRTTLGTGNDDVASAYVDLATATTNPEVATALIDTSIALRAKIGTGRDSLSIATLLDAQGAQHFVRGEFAEARALFSAALRILDARLPPDHVTRLSTLGNLAATENELANWTAAERLATEILTYERKTTIGAEGVARSLEQLAVIHANLGQFAKAETEERESITQLRTRMDPSHELIDNSLRNLAIIVSAGGKPKAGLALLDSVVARRRMAGDSALAAYMEAQRVPMLLRLGRAREAPASVVALNALLPTLAQASRWHGDAAMYAGMAAMANAQHAVALNRLTAAVARFDARYPRDHPRRAMAHCALGAAMAYQRDSRAAAPHLVPACDRLATWALADSSVAAWGRRAR, encoded by the coding sequence GTGGGCATGGCGCTGCGCAAGGAACCGGATCGTCGATACGGTTCGGCCGAACAGTTTGCCGAAGACGTCACACGGTGGATCGGCCGTATGCCCGTGCGCGCGCAGCGGGATACCTTCACGTATCGGGCTCGGCAGTTTGTCCGGCGCAATCGCGGCGCGGTCGCCGGGGCAACGGCATTCGTGGTGCTGCTGGCCGCATCCGGCATAGTGGCTTCCCTGCAGGCCCGCGCCCGGTCCCGTGAGCGGGATACTGCGGTGCGCGAGCAGGCCATGGCCGAGGACGTTGTTCGCGTTCTCACCGATCTGTTGAAGCAGTCCGATCCCCGGGTGCTCCCTGGTGGAGACACCATGCGCGTCAAGTCGTTTCTCGATCGCGCCGACACGGAACTGGAATCCCTCACCGAACAACCCGAGCGTCAGCTTCGCTTGCGGCGTGTCATGGCCGACGTGCGCGCCAGCCGCGGCGAGTACGCCATCGCGGAATCGTTGTTGGCCGCCGCCTACCGGCGAGGACAGACGGCACTGGGAGCGCGACACATCGAAGTCCTGCGCACCCGACAGAGCCTTGCGCGGGCGATGTTCTCGCACCGCGGTCCGCAGGTCGCCCGCCCCTTGCTGGACAGCGTGCTGGGGGAAATGCGCACCACGCTCGGGACCGGGAATGACGACGTGGCGTCGGCCTACGTCGACCTCGCCACGGCGACCACCAACCCGGAAGTCGCCACCGCATTGATCGACACATCGATCGCGCTGCGCGCGAAAATCGGCACGGGGCGTGACTCGCTGAGCATCGCCACCCTGCTGGATGCGCAGGGCGCGCAGCACTTCGTACGCGGCGAATTCGCCGAAGCGCGAGCGCTGTTCTCGGCGGCGTTGCGCATCCTCGATGCCCGATTGCCGCCCGACCACGTCACGCGACTCAGCACGCTCGGCAATCTGGCGGCCACGGAAAACGAGCTGGCCAACTGGACGGCGGCGGAACGGCTGGCCACCGAAATTCTCACCTATGAACGGAAGACGACGATTGGCGCAGAGGGCGTGGCGCGTTCGCTGGAACAGTTAGCCGTCATCCACGCCAATCTCGGACAGTTCGCCAAAGCGGAGACCGAAGAACGCGAGTCCATCACGCAACTCAGGACGCGCATGGACCCGTCACACGAGTTGATCGACAACAGTCTGCGCAACCTGGCCATCATCGTCAGCGCGGGAGGGAAGCCGAAGGCCGGACTCGCCCTGCTCGACTCGGTGGTCGCTCGGCGTCGCATGGCAGGCGACTCCGCGCTGGCTGCCTACATGGAGGCCCAGCGCGTGCCCATGTTGCTCCGCCTGGGCCGCGCGCGCGAGGCTCCGGCCAGTGTCGTGGCGCTCAACGCCCTGTTGCCGACATTGGCCCAGGCCTCGCGCTGGCATGGCGACGCGGCGATGTATGCCGGCATGGCGGCCATGGCGAACGCACAACACGCCGTAGCGCTCAACCGATTGACCGCGGCGGTGGCACGGTTTGACGCGAGATATCCGCGGGACCACCCACGCCGCGCCATGGCGCATTGCGCGCTGGGCGCCGCCATGGCGTACCAGCGCGATTCGCGCGCCGCTGCGCCGCACCTCGTTCCCGCGTGCGACCGACTGGCCACGTGGGCGCTGGCCGACTCGTCGGTGGCTGCGTGGGGGCGGCGCGCCCGCTAG
- a CDS encoding serine/threonine protein kinase, whose protein sequence is MTHSDWDRLADLFERALAQPDESRRAFLREACGGDHALERELRAMLAAVEDSAELSLERKLLSWEDDATGDSDALPAGTRVGAWRIGDPIGHGGMGEVYRASRADGDFSQTVAIKVMRHDVRGVAALRRFRTERMLLARLSHPNISAIVDGGTAPDGRPFLAMQFVDGVPITRYCDEHHLDLDSRLRLFTTVAHAVHHAHVRLIVHRDIKPSNILVSTDGRPVLLDFGIAKLLDRNDAAPDRTQTSHRLLTPEHAAPEQVRGEPVSTATDVYGLGVLLFELVTGVRPFRGAGRSASDLEHAIVHYEPPTPSAVATRLPERAHSRRS, encoded by the coding sequence GTGACGCATTCTGACTGGGACAGACTCGCCGATCTGTTTGAACGGGCGTTGGCGCAACCCGACGAATCGCGACGCGCCTTCCTGCGCGAAGCCTGCGGTGGCGACCATGCGCTCGAGCGGGAACTGCGCGCGATGCTGGCCGCGGTTGAGGATTCGGCGGAGCTCTCCCTTGAGCGCAAGCTGCTCTCGTGGGAGGATGATGCCACGGGCGATTCGGACGCCCTGCCCGCCGGCACGCGCGTGGGCGCCTGGCGCATTGGCGATCCCATCGGCCACGGCGGCATGGGCGAAGTGTACCGGGCATCCCGGGCGGACGGGGATTTCAGCCAGACGGTGGCCATCAAGGTCATGCGACACGATGTGCGCGGCGTGGCGGCACTGCGTCGCTTTCGCACGGAGCGCATGTTGCTGGCCCGTCTGTCACACCCCAACATCTCCGCCATTGTCGACGGAGGCACCGCACCTGATGGCCGTCCATTCCTGGCCATGCAGTTCGTGGATGGCGTGCCGATCACGCGGTACTGCGATGAACATCACCTGGATCTCGACAGCCGACTCCGCCTGTTCACGACCGTGGCGCACGCGGTGCATCACGCGCACGTGCGACTCATCGTGCATCGGGATATCAAGCCGTCCAACATCCTGGTCTCCACGGATGGCCGGCCGGTCTTGCTGGACTTCGGCATCGCCAAACTGCTCGACCGCAACGACGCCGCGCCGGACCGCACCCAGACGTCGCATCGCCTGCTGACGCCGGAGCATGCCGCGCCCGAGCAGGTGCGCGGTGAACCAGTCAGTACGGCCACCGATGTCTATGGTCTGGGCGTGCTCCTGTTCGAATTGGTGACCGGCGTGCGTCCATTTCGTGGCGCCGGACGGTCGGCCAGCGATCTGGAGCACGCCATCGTGCACTACGAACCGCCAACGCCCAGCGCCGTCGCCACCCGGTTGCCTGAACGCGCGCATTCGCGGCGATCTTGA